From Taeniopygia guttata chromosome 29, bTaeGut7.mat, whole genome shotgun sequence:
GAGCCTGTCTGCTCGCCCCAGGTGTCCTGGGCTTGCCCCTGCAGGGACAACGCCAGGATGAATAACGTGGGCCTCGCTGCCAGAGTGGGATTCGGTGAACTGGAAcagtgagctctgcagctctgtctccACAAACAGCTGTGATGCTTCTGcctggggaggagcagagcagcctaTGTGTTCCGGATCCCCAGGGCCTGCTCCAGTTCCTGCCGTCTCTGCTGCACCTGCAAGAGGAGCCGAGTTGCAGCATTAACACCCTCGGGCGGTGCAGCACCAGAGCACCCAGTTAACACACAGGAGCCAGCTGGGAAAGGGCGAGCTCAAACTGGGACCTAGGTGCAACTGCTACCTTCCCCCAGCACTGTGTGCCCCAAGGAGTGACAGGCATGGAGAGGAACCCCTGCCTGGGGACACTCACCTTGGAGTAGAAGTATCGGCACACGGCTTCCTGCGCCCACGGTTGGAAGTAGAACTCGGCCCTgcgctcctcctcaggattCCCAACGACATCAGTCATTGTCTGGGAGCACAAAGGCACAACAGCTCAGCGAGTGCAAAAGCTCTGGCTGTGCCGAGCAAACCCacccccttccccttcctcacAGACATCTCAGTGCGCTCAGGTCAGCTTCTTATGCTTGACTCAAATCCTAGCCTCAATTTCTGAGGAGGAAATTGTCTCCTTCTCTCTGTGGGAGCTCATTCTAATGAGGGAAGCGTGTGAACTGGACCACCCTCCACACAAGACAAAGCTTTTACCTTCAAATCCCGGCACTGGGACTGGAGCCAGTCGTTGATGAAGCCCTGAGGATCTCGGGCAAAGCTCAGCATGAATTCACGCTGTGTCTTCAGCTGGTTGATGGTCTCAATTGTTTCATGGATCTGAAGGACACAAACACAGAATGGAACTGCTGAACGAGGGAGAAGTCAGAAACATCAAGGGATCCAACAATGAAGGAAAATTCTTACACTCTCTAGTTAACTTATACTTACCTTAAACTGGATGTTCAGCTCCCAGTTCCCTGCTCGCTAAATATTACCAATTTTCCCATAGACCAGTtgctttaaaaatcacatttccagGTACAGCCACGTTTGTAAACACGCCTCATCCCACTGCATCTTTTAAACAACAGAGCACTCCTATCCTTTGTCCAGAGACACATCCCTGCCCAGCAACAAGGAGAGAAGACCTGAAGGAGCTTTTCCTACCTTGTTATCCAGAGCAGCAATTTCCTGTTGACTGGCTGTGGAGAGCAGAAAGGAATTCATCTGAGTTTTCAGGGTATCGTCCACCTCCACATCAATGTCATAGCAGGCTGTCTTCTTCTGGTCATTTGGGTCAACACTGGGGACATCCACAAGAAACCAAAATCAGGGAGTAGCTCCAGAAAGAAGGCAAAATCTGGGACCAGTTCAAGAAAGCAGCAAATGCAACTCctctgggatgctgcagctaatggactgcaggcagggacagggaaaagCCATGCCACTGTCAGCCTCAGCCCTAAAAGCAGCTAAAGCCCACCAGTTGctttgcagcaaaaaaaaaaatgagtgcTCCAAGAAGGTTTCTGTCCACAGCAGAGATGCGGGAGTGCCTTTGGAAGAGGGATGTGGTAATAAGAGAGGCAGCTGCTCTTGTACAAAGGAACAGTGACAGGCAACATGGGAACTGCTGCTGAAAATCAGGACATATCACATCGTCCTCCCATGCCAGCCTCATCCATCCCACCCTCCCACTCCCTCCTGGAAACAGGAACTCACGTGGAGCAGCCTCACCTGATCACATGATTGATGATGATTGGTTCAGGGGGCATCAGCAAGGCATGAAGCCTTTGTGGGATCTCAGAGAACTTCATCCGCTGCGACTCGAATATCTGTGACAGAGACAGGGctgagggaggagcaggggctCGCTGCAGCCACTCCCAGCTGCCCATGCTGGAAACtgatccagctgctgctgttcctgccctgCCATTGCTCACCTGCTGCAGGTACTTGTCACAGATGACAAACTCCCGCTCGTGGGGGTCCTGCAGCTTGTGGGTCTTGATGTACTGCCACAGGGCCTGGATGATCACGGGCCGGGTCTGGGTGTGGATGCCCAGGAGCCGAGCCAGGCGTGGATCCAGTTTGAACTGGGGAGGCTGAACAAAGAGAGGTGAcgcaggtgagacacaggtaGAGGTGCatgcccagctgctcccagcatgAAATCAtgcaatggtttgggttgggaaggaccttaaagaaatctcattccaccccctgccatgggcaggggcaccttccactatcccagggtactccaagccctgtccaacctggcacTGGgaacttccagggatccaggggcagccacagcttccctgggcagctgtgccaggggctccCCACCCCTACAGGGAGGAATTTTTCCCTACTATGCTACCTGGTAATCCAGCATCAGCAGGACAGTGCAGCGCACGTTCACATCCCCCGGCCTCTTCACCTGGAAGCCATCTGTCTCCTGAGTCGTAGCAGTCCTGTGCCACTGGAACATGAGAGGGAATTCAGAAGCCCCCCCAAACATGATTTccatgctcctgctgctgggcacccAAAAAGGCTTTGCCAGTAAATCCCACCCCACTAGAGAAAGCTCCAATTCTTCCTACTTAAGAGTCTGAAACAAGAGTCAATACATTTGTTCTGACCTTCAGCAAGTGAGAGGAAAAGCCAAAGTGAGAATTCAAGAGCTCCTGGCTCCCAGGAGCCTCAAGGATTCCCACCTCCCAAGTTATAAATGACACACAAACCCCACCTGCTGAAACACCAACCCACTTTTAGAGGAAACACAGCAAAAAGCAGCTCACCTCTACTAGGTGATTGTCAGGGCCATACAGGTCTTTATCAAGTTCAATGACCAGAGATTTAAAGAAGGAcgaaaatttccttttctgcttggTGGCATCATATTTGGACAGAGCAGACTGCAAGCAACATAGGGAGGAAGAGGGTTAGGGCAGCAAGTCTCAGCACTCAAGCACAGCCACCGTGCACAACAGCTCCTGTAAGTTCTGAACACCTGAATTCACCAACGTGTGCTCAAAAATCAAGTTTCCAAGTCAGAAAGGGAAAGACTGGAGTTAAAGATGAGCTCGCAGGAGTTAAACCCCTCAGCAGTTACGTACAATGCCAGTGCCCTGGTTCTCAGAGCTGGGGACACAAGTGCCACTGAGCTGCTCTCACCAGTGATTCTCACAACTCTAAGAACTTTGGACAACTCATGTcctgccatggggacacccaTCGGTCTCCAAGCTGGGCTCTCGGTCTCGTCACCATCAGACTCCTTGGAAAACAGAGATGAAGGAGGATATCAAGCCCCAGCTGTGCTCTCAGACACTGGGAAACTGGTTTCATTGCCAACTCCACATCCACAGTGTCCTCTGAGGATGGGCACTTCCCACTTACATCCTCCAACAGCCGTCCTTCCACCCGAAGCTCCCAGGAGGCGACGGTTCCTTCGCCGTCCTCCGCGTCCGACTTGGCGGGGTTGAAGGTGTTGGAGATAAAAATACGCAGCTTTCGCTTTTGCTAGGAGAAAAAGCATCAGCTCAGAGTTAATCCTCCTGCACAGGGCCAGCTGTCCTGCACAGTCTTTGCTACAACTGAGCTCAGTGTTTTCAGCTGCCTCGCATTCcccctctcctggagcacaCAGCGAGGACAGAGGTGCTGCTGGTCCCAGTCTGTtaccctgatttttaaaagtgttaagttttcttttatagttcttttgaaagttttaaagttctcataaaacttctttaaccttatgataatgtttacatatttctactggagttctcacacactgttcatgtaaataatgattgtttttcattcttcttcgtgggaagagagaattgatagactgtcagtttgaccagtgtggttggagaagtagcaatttcatcctccatccactgtcacttttagaattctatatactacgaggtcagaaataaaattagctctttttctcttttaaacttaCCAGGCTTCTGTGTACTCACGTCCAATAGCGACGCCAGTCCTTGGCTGTGTCCAGAACACTGGGACCTCTGATATGCCACATCAGAGGACACGACCCTTCAGTGCCCTCCTGCTGCCTGAACTCAGGAGCTTCCAAAGCCTGGAGACAGCCCACAGACTCCCCTTACCTTGATGGGACGTTTCAGAGCCTCCTGGATATCCAGGCGCTTCCTCATGATGGTCTGGTCCAGCTTCCTCTCGAAGGCCAGCAGGTCCATGTAGGCCTGGGATTCGGGCACGAGCTCACGGATCTGTGGCCAAGCAAGGATGGAAATGCCCACCAGCCCCCCAGGCTGCCTCACCTCCCCCCGAGCCCCTCCCCGTGCCCCACTCACCCGCTGCGGGAGGATTTTATCTGCCATCTTCTTCTTCTTGGCACTGACAGGGGAAAGAGGCAAAAGAGGTCTGAAAATGGGAATGGCTCTGGGCACAGGAACTCACAGACCTGCAGCACCGAGTGGACAAGGGCTCCCCAGTTAGCTGGgccctgctccagtgtggtTAACTGGTTATCTCAATGTTCCCCACCCCTCTGACCACAGGAACGGGAATTACATCTACTAAAAAACAGGCTGCCTCTGTTGGAAAGAGGGTTCATCCCTTGGGAAGGAGGACTTGACACAACATCCACACCAAGTGACCCTCCAGCCTCAATCAACTTTGGATTGCCTTTTCCAGGGACAGCATTTTAAATCCAGGACAAATTCCATTGTCACTGGGGCATCACATCAGGATGCAGACACGTGACATAaactcagcactgccctgcccagcGTTGTTCTCCAATCCCAGGGAATGCACAAGGACCTGACAGGACCGttcagcactgcaggagggccAGGAACTCCAGAATCCTTGAGATTGGAAAAGATTCATTCCAGACCCTTGACTCCCAAGCTGTAcctgatccccaccttgtcaccaaCCCAGAGCCCTCAGTGCCACGTCCATCATTCTTTGgaaacctccagggatgggaactccaccaccttcctgggcagccccttccttCCAAAGCCTGGccatttccatgaagaaattcctcccgATTCCCACGACAGCCCAGGGGatgttgttgctgctgctgccccaagATACTCCCATTGTCCGGGATGTCCCCAGGAGCGGGAGATGTCCCCGTTAGCCCCGGGATGAGCCCTCTCCCGTGCCTTACTTGTGGTTGCGGTTGGGCACCGCCTGCGGCTGCacctgctgaagctgctgcgGCGCCGGCCGCTTGCGAGCCTGGTCCAGCCCGGCCTGCGCCAGCGCGGGCCGCACCGCTGGGCTCCCTCCGTACCCGGGAGGCCCCATGGCCGGGCCCTGCGGCGCCAGGCGGCCGCCCGGCAGCATCCCGGGGCGCTGCGGAGAGAACAGACTCGGTCagcgcccgccgcgcccggccccgggccccgccccgcgccgccccgcctCACCGGGTAGGCGGCTCCGGGCAACGGCGAGCGGTACAGGCCCTGCCCCGGCGCCGGGCCCATGCGCACCGCCCCGCCCGGCGCTCCCGGGCCCAGCGCGGCCCCGGGCGTGgccccagcgccgccgccgctcgcaGGCCCCGACTGAAACCCGGCCCGCGCCGCCATCTTGTCTCGCACAAAGGGAGCGGAACCGGAAACGGCCGCGCACGGTACGCGGAGCGCCGGGGAGGATccgcccgcgcccgccgccggcagcgccccctgccggAGGGGAGGGCCGAGCGGCGGGGATGGGGGGGCGATCTGGGGCCGTGAGGGGTGGGAGGCTCAGGGAAGGGAtcggggtgggaatggggaccctgaggggtgggactggggggCAGGTCCTGGGGGATCGGGGTGGGAACAGGGACCTTgaggggtgggactggggggCAGGTCCTGGGGGATCAGGGAAGGCAATGGGGACCTGCAGGGGTGAGATTGGGGGTGCAGGAAGGGGGTCAGGGAAGGGAATGTGGACATTGAGGGGTGGGATTGGGGGTGCAGGATGGTCCCAAACACTGGGAAGGGTCGGGGGTGTCAGCCCCCACTCCCCAGCTGTGATTACAGCTCCTGTTCCCTGGTGCTGGAGCCTCCCTTGCTCCGGGGTTGTGCTCTGAGGGAGGTGGATGTGCCTTTCCCAGGCATGGAAGGCCCCGATGTGCAGGTGTGGCAGTGACATCCCTCACCTGAGCTCCCCCCTGTTACATTCAGGAGggatttctccatggaaagggtggtgaGGGGCTGCCCTGAGAGATGggggagtcaccatccctggagatgtccagggaacagctggacatggcactcagttGAGATCAGTCACAGTGTGCACTTGgtgatcttttccagcctggggATTCTTAGAGATGAAGTTTAGGGGGAAAACAAATGGCCACGGATGGGTACAGTTTGTGCAGGTTCAGGCAGAGCACCAGGAAAAGGATTCCTGTCTCCCCTGGGGTTCCTCGGGGAGCAGGAGGTTGGAGTTAAAGGACACTTTCTGCAAGTATTAACATTAAGTTCCTTTTCCCTGAAGcagtttccttttcctgtgccCAGAGAGAAAAGGGACACAAATCCAGTCAGCATTAATCCATGGAAAAAGCCAAGTGTGCAATCACACCACGAGTATTAATTAAACACTTAATGATGAGCATCTGATGAGCACTGCCTCCAGCCTGGAggtcccagcccagggaggatgtggagctgctggagcgagTCAGGAGGAGGCACCAGGATGATgtgagggatggagcagctctgctgtgaggaaagactgggagaattgggattgttcagcctggagaggctCCGGGGTGACCTCAGTGTGcccttcctcctttctcttGTCTGGAGGGTTTGGTGGAACAGCTTTGGAAATGCCTCCCCTGCACCTGCTGGTGGCTCCATGGAAACtttggcagcagccagggctgtggcatTGTCCCTCGGTGCCTGCTGTCACTGGCAGCCGGCGAGGGGAGATGGGGAATTCTGGCCTGCGACGGGAGCTGGTGGAATCTCGGGATCTCCACAGAGCCTGCGTGGGCTGGGTGTCTCCATGGGCTGAGTCTCCATGGATCCTGAACGGGCTGAAGGTCCCCAGATCTCCCCAGATCTCCAGAGACTCCCTAAATCCTGGTCAGGGTGAGACTAGCTGGATCCGAAAGAGCTTCAGATCCTGAACAGACTGAAGATCTCCAGATCCCAAACAGCCTGAAGCCCTGCATCCCCAACAGGCTGATGTCCCAGCCCACTCCTGCTGTCCCACGATGGAGCCTTGTGCCTGGAAAGAGCAGCTTCTGCACGTCCCATCCCGGTGGTACCTGCTGCATCCCACGGGAATTGCAGGGCTGCGCTGCCCCTGGGGCTCAGACAGCTCCCGGAGAGCCGCGCTGTGACAGATGGACGGGGTGACCTGCTCCCGGAGGGATTACAGCCCCCGGAGCCGGGGATGCCGCGGGGAGCGAGCGGGATGCGATTAATCGGGGTCATTAACGCCCTCCTGGCCCGCCCGTTCTCCTTCCaatcccaccccctgccctttgcagctccagctctggccGGGAAGCGCCAGAGCGGGGTGAGACTGTTCTCGTTGAGATGCAAAACTGCATTTCTGCCATTTCCAGGAGCCAGGGGACACGGTCGGAGCCAAGGGACTGGGGGAGGAGGGTGGGTGTGGGTGTGCGTTGGCATTTCAGCATTCCCTGCCCACTCCCACTCCCTATTACTCCATCTCCATGGAGTCCTGAGGGCTATTTCTGGATGCCCACTGTTGGATCTGCTCAGTTGTTACTACTGCTCTTTGTAGCTGGAAATTTTTAGGACAAAAGGTGTGTGTTTATATTTGGGTTGAGCTCCCAGGTGAAATTCCACCTGGTGACTCTTGTCGGACCTCAGGTGGGTCCCAAACCATGGaggtcctggagctgtcagggCTTAACAGCTCAGTGAGTGTTAATTCTCCtattctcctttccctgttcaGGAGCAGGAATCATttccctcctccagccctgtgTTCCTTGGGCTGAATTCCTTGGGAAGGCAGATGAGGCACCAGGAGCTCCCAGGAAAGGGATtctcagctctgccccagggcacaCCCTGCTCATCAAGTCTGGCCCAAagctttttccccccttccctttccctgagctccaggagcatcccGGGATGAGGCTGTCCCCACCTGCCTCCTCGGGGGAGCatttccagcagctcagcaagAGAGAAAGGCTCGGCGTGGGGGAGTTATATCATTTATATCATTCTTTATATCATCGTTGTTAAGAGTAGCAGGTATTGATGTACAATGCATCTGTCATCTTATTGTGCTTCCTATGAAAATGTGTGTACATAGTACAGATACCGCAGAGAATTCCACACTTTATACATTTGAAGGCATTCAGAGAtcagtaacagaaaaaaaaaaatggcacaaGAACAAGGCCTAAATGCTACTGGATGGGTATCTACACTGGCATGATgcatatagatatatatatttatatgtacacatatatatatagtcatatatattatatataagaaatataaaatgcCGATGACATAATaacaaaaaagcattttcttcaaCAGGTGAGCCTCAAGGTCAAATCCCAGCCCCATCTTTAAAAGCTTGaatgggaaagagaaagaaagaaaataaataaatgaaacgTGATGAAACATTAGGAGAAATCCATAAGAAAATTTATGGATGTGGCCGAGCCGTCGTCTTTGGGTGATCGCTGGATACAAAGGACTGACCCCCAGTTCCTAATTTTGGTCAGGAAGCaaataataagaataaaaattacaagaataaaaaccaaaactgccgtttagaaaaaaaaaaaaattactaaaaagacTTATTGCAAAAGCTCTTAAAGGTAAGTAGCACTTTGGGCCCAGGGAGGGCTCTGGCCTGGGGGCTGGAGGGACCCAGCGGGGACCCCGGAGGGGACTGGTGGGCACTGACAGGCCCAGGGGGCAGTGACCTGGTGGCCGTGGAcctcagccagggcagggctgtgccagggaggggcAGCACGGCGCTGGGAacccacagacaccccaaacccccctgggcagcGGCTGCcggggctcagcagggctggagctgtggcccCAGGGCCCCCTTGAACCCCGGGGGGGTTGGGGCTCTGGTGCCTTCCCAGCCATGGTGGTGCCAAGGGGGCATCCCCGGCTGGGGACAAATGGACCAGGGGTTTCCTTGTGCCTTTCTCCCAGAGGatggctgggtttggggttccctgcagacagcagggaccgcagggcagtgctggaacTGGCCAGGCTGCCCGGAGCCCAGGaggggtgggtggggagggacagTGCCCGGTGTTCTCAGAGCCGAGGTGGCACCTCCCAGCTGAGCCCCCTCCGGTGCTCCCAGGGCTGATCCGGGCTGATCCCGGGCTGATCCCGGGGCAGGGGCCAAGGAAGACGTTCTGGACAGGTGGAGGTGCCACGTCTTCATGCTGGGAGTGCCTGGGCGAGCCAGGGCTGTGGTCCCAGGGGACAGAGGCGCTCTCCGGGGACTCCCGGCCTGCTGCCCCATGCCGGGCACACCGGGGGCTCCCGATGCTCCCCCACCGGGCACAGGGGGCCCGGCAGGCACGGCCAAGGCATTGGAGTAGGATGAGCATGGAGATGACGGAGAACTGACGGACAGGGCTGTGGATGGAGACCGCGGCCGAACGGCTGCTTCTTCTTGGCTTCTGGGTTCTAGTTAAAAAGGCTGAGGGGAGCCAAGGGGGAGCCGGGGCAGGCCCGTGCCCTGGCCCGCTGTGCGTGTTGCTCCCGCTCCGTGGGACAGCCGGGCTGGAGCATCCTGGAGTCTctgaaggagcagggcaggcacagagcagctgccgCGGGGGCTGCGCCAGGGTCTGGCTTTGCCCGACCCCACTGCCCGCCCCCAAATCCGAGGCCGTCGCTCTTGTCCGTGTCCCACCGTGCCAAGGAGCAAAGGCCCCCTAGATGTGTCTCTCCGCTGGCGCTGGCGGGGAGAAGGGCAGCTCTCGCAGGGCTTTGGTAGCTCAGGTTGTACATCCAGACGTCGGTTAGCAGGTGAAGTCCTCAAAGGTGCCCCGGGCCGGGTGGTGAGGTAGGATGTTGGCTGCGTACGTCATGCCTGCTGGGTGTCCCCGTATGCTTTCACAGGGATTCTGCAGGATAAATGGGATGTTGGAGCCGCTGCTTTCATCCAGGTCCTTGCAGAGACCCAGTGCCATCcccccacagcctctctgccgGGGCCCTCTGCTCCTTTCCCAGGGGCTCCCCAAAACGGTGATTCCCCATTCCATGGCACCTCTGGGGCAGCCCCCAACTGCAGGAGGGGACAAGCAGgagaggacaggcaggaggggaccGTGCTGTGCCCCGCACTCACGTGGCGCTTCACGTCGTCCATGCTCAGCGCGACGCCCTTGTCTGGGTTGTTCCTCTTGTGGTTCTTGCGGCACTTGCCCCGCCGGCACAGCCGGTGTTTTATCACCTGCCAGAGCCACGTTTCAGCACCGTGGGGCTCATGGGTGGCCCTTCCCCACGTCCCACATGAGCACAGCCTTGGGATGGAGGAGACACTCACCTCATAGGCGTAGTCAAACAGCTCCAGCACTGTGAGGATGCTGGCCCCAATGAACAGCCCCATCTGCCCTCCAATGTCACctgcagaggagagggaagCCATCAGGGTGGCCTGAGTGCAGAGTCAGGtggcagagggagcagagaaAGGGCAGAACTTGTCACCGCTGTGACTGGTCCCTGGTTATGGCAGTGAGGTGCCCTGCTCCACATCTGTGCTGTCGGCACATCCCGGTGCCTTGGGAACAGGCCGTGGTGACGGGGCCAGCACAAGGCCACCTCGCTGGGGGACTCTGGCTGGAGACTGTCACAGGGCTCCCCACAGCCACCAACACTCACCCAGCAGACCTGCCACCTCATACGCTTTCTTCTGCTCGATCGTCTCATAGTTCAGGGCTTCAAAGAAGATATCCAGCACCAGGATGTTCTCCCTGTGCAGGAGAGAAGTGGCATCAGActgaggtttgggatgggaCCCCGGCCCCATCACCCCACAGTGCCTTACCCAATGTACTGCTCCGACTTGTTGTACTTCTTGGCCAGGTACTTGGCCGAGGCCTTGCTGGGGATCTTGACCATGGAGAGCTCTTTGCCGTAGCGGGTCATGTTGCAGGGCATCTCACAGATGCAGTATTCATTGTCCTTCTCCACCAGGAAATctgtgcagggagagagggggatgtCGAGATGGAGAAACCCGACACCGCGGCTCCGTCCCACCCACAGGGCCAGGCAGCCTCACCTAAGGCCGGGTCCGCGCACTCCTTGTACTGCTCCGGGGTGCAGTAAGGGGCATCGCCTGGGGAGACACAGAGCACATTTTCCAGGTGGGACCACActggagggctgggctggggccagGCCAGGCACGGGGCTCACCTGGCATGTGCACCATGCGGCAGTTGCAGTTCTCCACCAGGTAGCGGGTCTCGCAGTCGATCCGGCAGGCCGTGATGCTGTAGGTGTCGTAGAACTCCGAGTCACCCGCCACGGCCTTGCAGTCACCCCAGGGAGGCGGCAGGTAGATGAgctggaaggggaaagaagCCAGGAGTGAGGAGAGAACCCCCCTCAGTGTGGCAGGGGACAGACACCCTCGTGGCACTGTTCCCCAGGACCGGGTCCTCCCCTCCATCCGGCGTGGGGACAGGGGCACAGAGAGGAGACTCTGCTCCTGCAGTGCAGGCTGGGAGGGACGTCCCACACCTGCCCAGTTCCTACCcgctgctcctggcaggacaCGAAGGTCTGGAAGCCAGGAGCCACCCCGAAGCCCAGCTGGTCGATCAGCGGGGGCTCGTCCTGGCTGTGGATCTGCACCTTGATCCCAGCTTCGAACGAGGTCTCATCTGTGGCAGAGAGAAGTGAGGTGAGCACAGCACTAGCCCTGCTGTaaggggctgtgctgagcctgcTGTGAGAGGGACCACATCTTCTGCCTCCCATACTTCCCCTGGGCCAAGTCATTCATCCACATGTCCATCCATCTGTCCCTCTGTTTGCTGCACCATGTCCTTGCCCTGCTCCACAACCAGGAGCGTGGCAGGGAAAGTATTTGACTCTATTTATAAACAAGTGATGGCTGCGTGTCTAAACGATGGGGAGTTGCCATGGCAAAGAGcaaagacaaaaaggaaaagggaaagaaaagaccagaagagatgagaaatggaaggagggaagagaagggagcCTCAGGGATGTGGATCTGTGGTctggagagctgggaagggactggggaGGTGGaaaggggctggggaggtgagtaggggctgggcagcaccccaggagctgctggtgtctgAGTGGGCCCACTGGGGCAGTGGGTTACCTGTTTCCCCCCACACTGGCAGGTACTCGTCCTGCTGGATGTCCAGCATGATCTCCAGGCCGTTGCCAGTGCCCCCCTTCATGGTTATGAGCCGGGGCTTCCCGTCCTGCCCCGCATTGAAGGTGTAGCACTTCCCATAGCGGGTAAAGACCTGCAGGAGAGGACAcagggctgaggctgaggcCCTGAcgtgtgcagccacagcacagagccaggagagcatccccaaccccaaaactcaGCCATCCCAGCCTGGGCATGGTCTGAGCCAGGCTCCTGACCCACAGCATCTCTCAGTGTTGGAACTGCTCATCTTGGCCCTGGTGGAGGAGATGTTCCCACAGGGATGGATTCGGAAGGGACACTGCAGATTTACAGAGAGCCCACGGCAGCTGTGGCTCCCCAAGGTGGTGGCACTCAGCCTGATGCCCTTCTCCAAgccctcctccatccctgcagaggACAGGGCTGGACAGGATCCTGGACCCCCCCGTCCCTGCTCAGCCGTTCCAGCTCTCACCTCCGGCAGTCAGCATGGCCCCAaaaccacagagctgctgccagcctgggcaagGGACATGTGAGGGCAGTGGCACCACATGGTGCCCCAGAGGCCCTGATGGCAGCAGGATGGAGGTGCCAGGCACTTCCACAGCAAGCACAGCCCCGGGGATACGCTCCATGTCCCACCAGAGCATGTCCACAGCCGGTGCCGTCCCCAGCTCTGGCAGATGGGGCTGAAATATCAGCCTGTCCCTGAGCAAGCTCCAGGGGCAGCATCACCTGCCTGATCTGGCACCGATCAGCGCCGGAGCTGCTCCCCGTGCCGGGCCACCCTGGGGTTACTCACCGGCGCAAAGTCCCCGGGGCCGCAGCGCTGGCCGCGgtagctgcagctcagcagcatgTCCTCCAGCCGGTGGCAAGTGCGGTTAAAAAACCCGTACAAATTTAGGGGCTCGTCCTCCTCCcaggggccgggctgggccggggtgaagcccagctccatcccaggcTCATAGTCCACCAGAGGGGCCAGGTAGAGCAAGTCCTCGTGGCTGAGCTGCGAGAGCCGCACACGGTTGATGTTGCAGAAGGTGACTGCGGGGAAGGTCATCTCGGGGCTGTCCTCCTCCCTGAGCAGCGTGACGTGGTGGTACTCCAGGTAGTAGGCGATGCGGTCGGCCACCTGGTAGAGGAAGAcggagagggag
This genomic window contains:
- the SMARCD1 gene encoding SWI/SNF-related matrix-associated actin-dependent regulator of chromatin subfamily D member 1 yields the protein MAARAGFQSGPASGGGAGATPGAALGPGAPGGAVRMGPAPGQGLYRSPLPGAAYPRPGMLPGGRLAPQGPAMGPPGYGGSPAVRPALAQAGLDQARKRPAPQQLQQVQPQAVPNRNHNAKKKKMADKILPQRIRELVPESQAYMDLLAFERKLDQTIMRKRLDIQEALKRPIKQKRKLRIFISNTFNPAKSDAEDGEGTVASWELRVEGRLLEDSALSKYDATKQKRKFSSFFKSLVIELDKDLYGPDNHLVEWHRTATTQETDGFQVKRPGDVNVRCTVLLMLDYQPPQFKLDPRLARLLGIHTQTRPVIIQALWQYIKTHKLQDPHEREFVICDKYLQQIFESQRMKFSEIPQRLHALLMPPEPIIINHVISVDPNDQKKTACYDIDVEVDDTLKTQMNSFLLSTASQQEIAALDNKIHETIETINQLKTQREFMLSFARDPQGFINDWLQSQCRDLKTMTDVVGNPEEERRAEFYFQPWAQEAVCRYFYSKVQQRRQELEQALGIRNT
- the LOC140680820 gene encoding acid-sensing ion channel 1: MMDLKVDDEEVDSGQPVSIQAFASSSTLHGLSHIFSYERLSLKRVVWALCFLGSLALLALVCTNRIQYYFLYPHVTKLDEVAATRLTFPAVTFCNLNEFRFSRVTKNDLYHAGELLALLNNRYEIPDIQTADEKQLEILQDKANFRNFKPKPFNMLEFYDRAGHDIREMLLSCFFRGEQCTPEDFKVVFTRYGKCYTFNAGQDGKPRLITMKGGTGNGLEIMLDIQQDEYLPVWGETDETSFEAGIKVQIHSQDEPPLIDQLGFGVAPGFQTFVSCQEQRLIYLPPPWGDCKAVAGDSEFYDTYSITACRIDCETRYLVENCNCRMVHMPGDAPYCTPEQYKECADPALDFLVEKDNEYCICEMPCNMTRYGKELSMVKIPSKASAKYLAKKYNKSEQYIGENILVLDIFFEALNYETIEQKKAYEVAGLLGDIGGQMGLFIGASILTVLELFDYAYEVIKHRLCRRGKCRKNHKRNNPDKGVALSMDDVKRHNPCESIRGHPAGMTYAANILPHHPARGTFEDFTC
- the LOC140680826 gene encoding acid-sensing ion channel 1B-like; translation: MPLQIFCTISFSSEEAPEDAAATAKGEDEADEFLYGQEEDEEDEEDAGAATDFVAFASSCTLHGLSHIFVEGSLGARQALWALAFLLSLSVFLYQVADRIAYYLEYHHVTLLREEDSPEMTFPAVTFCNINRVRLSQLSHEDLLYLAPLVDYEPGMELGFTPAQPGPWEEDEPLNLYGFFNRTCHRLEDMLLSCSYRGQRCGPGDFAPVSNPRVARHGEQLRR